A single genomic interval of Corylus avellana chromosome ca10, CavTom2PMs-1.0 harbors:
- the LOC132163917 gene encoding fasciclin-like arabinogalactan protein 4 yields the protein MAILFHIPHIAPTTVLYFLLLLLLSPAPPPVLAVNITALLSSFPELSSFASLISSTISSDLDDRTSITLLAVPNPYLSNSDLLTRRLPSSSLADVFRYHVLLRYLSWSELHQIPPSGLLVTTLFQTTGRATSNYGSVNITFNPSNGVVSIRSPAPYSPSNATVLSLLKTLPYNVTIFTVNSLLVPYNFDLMASETRPPLGLNITKALIDGHNFNVAASMLAASGVVEEFEADERGAGITLFVPTDAAFADLPATVRLQSLPADKKAVVLRFHVLHSYYPLGSLESIVNPVQPTLATEDMGAGRFTLNISRVNGSVSINTGIVQASVTQTVFDQNPVAIFGVSQVLLPREIFGKDPTVNSKPGTPVMPGATPPDIPLSPENSPGLDGSPSHLSSPPGFRQEITSGAASDGCLRSLVLALCCIELYLVL from the coding sequence ATGGCCATTCTCTTCCACATTCCCCATATTGCCCCTACTACTGTCCTCtatttcctcctcctcctcctcctatcCCCAGCCCCACCGCCTGTCCTGGCCGTTAACATCACCGCCCTCCTTTCCTCCTTCCCAGAGCTCTCCTCCTTCGCCTCCCTCATCTCCTCCACCATCTCCTCCGATCTCGACGACCGCACCTCCATCACGCTACTTGCCGTCCCCAACCCCTACCTCTCCAACTCCGACCTCCTCACGCGCCGCCTACCCTCCAGCTCCCTGGCCGACGTCTTCCGCTACCACGTCCTCCTGCGCTACCTCTCCTGGTCCGAGCTCCACCAGATCCCCCCTTCCGGCCTCCTCGTCACCACGCTCTTCCAAACCACCGGACGGGCCACCAGCAACTACGGCTCCGTCAACATCACCTTCAACCCTTCCAACGGCGTCGTCTCGATCCGCTCGCCCGCCCCTTACTCCCCCTCAAACGCCACCGTTTTGTCCCTCCTCAAAACCCTTCCCTACAATGTCACCATCTTCACCGTCAATTCCCTCCTCGTCCCTTACAACTTCGATCTCATGGCCTCCGAGACTCGCCCCCCTCTGGGCCTCAACATCACCAAGGCCCTCATCGACGGCCACAATTTCAACGTCGCCGCCTCCATGTTGGCGGCCTCCGGCGTCGTCGAAGAGTTCGAGGCCGACGAGCGCGGCGCCGGGATCACACTCTTCGTCCCGACCGACGCCGCCTTCGCCGATCTTCCCGCGACCGTCAGGCTCCAGTCTCTGCCGGCTGACAAGAAGGCGGTGGTCTTGAGGTTCCACGTGCTCCACTCGTACTATCCGTTGGGTTCTCTGGAGTCGATCGTGAACCCGGTCCAGCCCACATTGGCCACCGAGGACATGGGCGCCGGTAGGTTCACGCTCAACATCTCCAGGGTGAACGGGTCGGTGTCGATCAACACTGGGATCGTTCAGGCGTCGGTGACTCAGACCGTGTTCGATCAGAACCCGGTGGCGATCTTCGGGGTCTCCCAAGTGCTGTTGCCGAGGGAGATTTTCGGGAAAGACCCAACGGTGAATTCCAAGCCCGGAACCCCCGTGATGCCCGGCGCTACACCGCCGGATATCCCTCTTTCGCCGGAGAATTCTCCGGGACTGGACGGCTCGCCCTCGCACCTCTCGTCTCCCCCGGGTTTCCGCCAAGAGATCACATCGGGAGCGGCCAGTGATGGTTGTCTACGGAGCTTGGTACTCGCATTGTGTTGTATAGAATTGTATTTAGTTTTATga
- the LOC132164391 gene encoding protein TRM32-like encodes MGRHLERTLSGAQFEGSHPGCTWSIFHILGYHHWHYVKKMLTHNKHSGGRHVRCKASQKANLKKHDIEVQELMDSAAEPLPDSASTKKRPGKARIKEPIAEEMTKEEKHRYWNLSHAARIWLRRIIPAHHHLEHSDKSLGEIHTDGENPTILLQKSADTSSTGLQVFPEKCDTGLEETDQLKGDVSNNQFKECVDALEVFKVNKEYFLKILQEPNIGTKHFQSLQNSNPKARLTKSVSYPAPNSQPAKNIRPRTVKHKQNESWSFPKGEKLVPASQAPEFGASKSQKEYHLKSMPFMADNNSIGSLDSSQGLSHQGWNQQVINRFKEIKQRIKHVLKENRTESNHTSTEAVLERDPSGKEMPKRPEISDYDISRGRPDCIQRASSLNESLGRYTELFERSFGGETKWLHSKSLKLTNESKIPPSGSAPKPFRRRLSLPDLDALCSFLNEAPSDALSSEMHAIEPIHADLETEFQKDIQSSENLMAGGNYEGTATGESILHQDQKIGLTMSLSRELEDPCTELAEPSPVSDLETFFPDDITSIAELPIYEGLGLNPRGSQIDEPDTSAHHQTKSSTDSLPAESVENHFLHFHLDDADFNYVRLVLELSGFNKTDHLGTWYSLDQPLSPSLFKELEALLHPQLEDYGEEIDGSCDDHKLLFDLINDTLLEVYERSFTYFPKAFSFNHQIRPMPKGHHLLEEVWERLGWHLSLRPELDQSLDDVVARDMTKGDGWMKLQFDNECVALELEDLIFDQLLDELICS; translated from the exons ATGGGAAGGCACTTGGAGCGCACACTCTCTGGCGCTCAATTTGAGGGAAGCCATCCAGGCTGCACGTGGAGCATATTCCATATTCTTGGCTACCACCATTGGCACTATGTCAAAAAAATGCTTACACACAACAAGCACAGTGGAGGAAGACATGTTAGAT GCAAAGCAAGTCAAAAAGCAAATTTGAAAAAGCATGACATTGAAGTGCAAGAACTTATGGATTCTGCAGCAGAACCCTTGCCGGATTCTGCAAGCACCAAAAAAAGACCAGGAAAAGCTCGTATAAAAGAACCAATTGCCGAAGAGAtgaccaaagaagaaaaacacagaTACTGGAATTTAAGCCATGCTGCTAGAATATGGTTGAGGAGAATTATTCCAGCCCATCATCATTTAGAGCATTCAGACAAATCTCTTGGTGAAATACACACTGATGGGGAAAATCCAACCATTCTCCTTCAAAAAAGTGCTGACACTTCTTCCACTGGATTGCAAGTTTTTCCTGAAAAATGTGACACAGGATTGGAAGAAACTGACCAGCTGAAGGGAGATGTTTCTAACAACCAGTTTAAGGAGTGTGTTGATGCTCTGGAGGTATTTAAGGTAAACAAGGAATATTTTCTAAAGATTCTACAAGAGCCAAACATTGGGACCAAGCATTTCCAGAGTCTGCAGAATTCCAATCCCAAAGCCAGATTAACCAAGTCTGTGTCATATCCTGCACCAAATTCACAACCCGCAAAAAATATTAGGCCTAGAACTGTCAAACACAAGCAAAATGAAAGTTGGTCCTTcccaaaaggtgaaaaattggTTCCTGCTTCCCAAGCACCTGAGTTTGGTGCATCCAAATCTCAGAAGGAATATCATTTGAAGTCAATGCCTTTCATGGCCGACAATAATAGTATAGGAAGCTTGGATTCGTCCCAGGGATTAAGTCACCAAGGGTGGAATCAACAGGTTATTAATCGTTTCAAAGAAATCAAGCAGAGAATAAAGCATGTGCTCAAGGAGAACAGGACAGAAAGTAACCACACATCTACCGAAGCAGTTCTTGAAAGAGATCCTTCTGGAAAAGAGATGCCTAAAAGGCCAGAGATTTCTGATTATGATATCAGCAGGGGAAGACCAGACTGCATACAAAGAGCATCCTCTCTTAACGAGTCTCTGGGTAGATATACTGAGTTGTTTGAGCGCAGTTTTGGGGGAGAGACCAAGTGGCTTCACTCTAAGAGCCTAAAGTTGACAAACGAAAGTAAAATTCCACCAAGTGGGAGTGCTCCAAAGCCCTTTAGAAGGAGACTCTCTCTGCCTGATCTTGATGCTTTGTGTTCCTTTCTAAATGAGGCGCCTAGTGATGCTCTAAGCTCAGAGATGCATGCAATTGAACCAATACATGCTGATCTAGAGACTGAATTTCagaaagatatccaatcttcaGAAAATCTAATGGCGGGTGGAAATTATGAGGGAACTGCAACTGGGGAAAGCATTCTTCACCAAGATCAGAAGATTGGTTTGACAATGAGCCTCAGCAGAGAGCTTGAAGATCCTTGTACAGAGCTGGCAGAACCAAGTCCAGTTTCTGATCTTGAAACTTTCTTTCCAGATGATATAACCAGCATTGCAGAGCTTCCAATTTATGAAG GTCTGGGGTTAAATCCTAGGGGCTCTCAAATAGACGAGCCAGATACTTCTGCTCACCACCAAACCAAGTCCAGCACAGACTCTTTACCAGCTGAGAGTGTTGAAAATCATTTCCTGCATTTTCATTTGGATGATGCTGACTTCAACTATGTGAGACTTGTTCTTGAGCTGTCAGGCTTCAACAAAACCGACCACCTTGGAACATGGTACTCACTAGACCAGCCACTGTCTCCTTCATTGTTCAAGGAACTGGAGGCTTTGCTTCACCCTCAACTTGAAGACTATGGAGAGGAAATTGATGGGAGTTGTGATGATCACAAGCTTCTGTTTGATTTAATCAATGATACACTCCTTGAGGTTTATGAGAGATCATTCACCTACTTCCCAAAGGCCTTCTCCTTCAATCACCAGATCCGTCCAATGCCAAAGGGGCACCATCTTCTTGAGGAGGTCTGGGAAAGACTTGGCTGGCACCTGAGCTTGAGGCCAGAGCTGGACCAGTCATTGGATGACGTTGTGGCTCGAGACATGACAAAGGGTGATGGTTGGATGAAGCTCCAGTTTGATAATGAGTGTGTGGCGCTTGAGCTAGAGGATTTGATATTCGACCAACTCTTAGATGAACTTATTTGTTCCTGA